A window of the Leucothrix mucor DSM 2157 genome harbors these coding sequences:
- the fusA gene encoding elongation factor G, with translation MKDLTRYRNIGIFAHVDAGKTTTTERILSLTGKIHKIGEVHDGESTTDFMEQEAERGITIQSAAVSCEWKGHRLNVIDTPGHVDFTVEVYRSLKVLDGGVGVFCGSGGVEPQSETNWRYANDSEVARVIFVNKLDRLGADFFRVVKQVEDVLAARPLIMVLPIGREDDFVGVVDLLTRKAWVWDGSGDPTKYTIEDVPADMVDQVEEYREKLIETAVEMDDDAMELYLDGTEPEMDVIKKCIRKGTRDLSFFPTYCGSAFKNKGVQLVLDAVVDYLPNPVEVDPQPEVDEEGNETGQFAIVDPDKPLRALAFKIMDDRYGALTFIRIYSGRLEKGQTILNSFTGKTERIGRIVEMSADDRIELDSAQAGDIVAVLGMKNVQTGHTLCDPKFPATLEPMVFPEPVISIAVAPKDKAGAEKMGIAIGKMVAEDPTFQVETDEDSGETILKGMGELHLDIKIDIMKRTHGVDVVVGKPQVAYRETITQSCEDSYTHKKQSGGSGQFGKIDYIIEPNEPGEGFAFESKVTGGNVPREFWPAVEKGFKTSMVKGVLAGFPCLDVKVTLIDGAFHAVDSSALAFEIAAKGAYRQSIPKAGPQLIEPIMAVDVFTPEDHVGDVIGDLNRRRGMIKSQESGPTGVRIKAEVPLSEMFGYIGDLRTMTSGRGQFSMEFAHYSPCPKNVSEAVIKETKEREAAK, from the coding sequence ATGAAAGACCTAACGCGTTACCGCAACATTGGTATTTTTGCCCATGTTGATGCGGGTAAAACAACCACTACTGAACGTATCCTGAGCTTGACTGGAAAAATCCACAAGATCGGTGAGGTTCATGACGGTGAATCGACCACTGACTTCATGGAGCAGGAAGCGGAGCGTGGTATTACTATCCAGTCTGCAGCAGTAAGCTGTGAGTGGAAAGGCCATCGTTTAAACGTTATCGATACACCGGGCCACGTTGACTTCACAGTTGAAGTTTATCGTTCTCTGAAAGTACTTGATGGCGGCGTAGGTGTATTTTGTGGATCTGGTGGTGTAGAGCCACAGTCAGAGACTAACTGGCGCTATGCGAACGATTCAGAAGTAGCACGTGTTATCTTTGTTAACAAATTAGACCGTCTGGGTGCTGACTTCTTCCGTGTTGTAAAGCAGGTTGAAGACGTACTGGCTGCTCGCCCGTTAATCATGGTTCTACCAATTGGCCGCGAAGATGACTTCGTTGGTGTGGTTGACCTGTTGACTCGCAAAGCTTGGGTTTGGGATGGTTCTGGTGACCCAACTAAGTACACAATCGAAGACGTTCCAGCCGATATGGTTGATCAGGTAGAAGAGTACCGTGAGAAGCTAATCGAAACGGCTGTTGAAATGGATGATGACGCAATGGAGCTGTACCTTGACGGTACTGAGCCAGAAATGGACGTTATCAAGAAGTGTATCCGTAAGGGTACTCGTGACTTGTCATTCTTCCCAACATACTGTGGTTCTGCGTTTAAGAACAAAGGTGTTCAGTTGGTACTGGATGCAGTTGTTGATTACCTGCCTAACCCGGTTGAAGTTGATCCTCAGCCAGAAGTGGACGAGGAAGGTAACGAGACCGGTCAATTCGCAATTGTTGATCCAGATAAGCCATTGCGCGCATTGGCATTTAAGATCATGGATGACCGTTACGGTGCCCTGACCTTTATCCGTATTTACTCTGGCCGTCTTGAAAAGGGTCAGACTATCCTGAACAGCTTCACTGGTAAGACTGAGCGTATCGGTCGTATCGTTGAGATGTCAGCGGATGATCGTATCGAGCTAGACTCTGCACAAGCTGGTGACATCGTTGCTGTCTTGGGTATGAAGAACGTTCAGACTGGTCACACCTTATGTGATCCTAAGTTCCCAGCAACACTTGAGCCAATGGTGTTCCCAGAGCCAGTTATCTCTATCGCAGTAGCGCCTAAAGATAAAGCCGGTGCTGAGAAGATGGGTATCGCAATCGGTAAGATGGTTGCTGAAGATCCTACGTTCCAGGTTGAGACTGACGAAGATTCTGGTGAGACAATCCTTAAAGGAATGGGTGAGCTTCACCTGGACATTAAGATTGACATCATGAAGCGTACTCACGGTGTTGACGTTGTTGTTGGTAAGCCTCAGGTTGCATACCGCGAAACAATTACTCAGTCTTGTGAAGACAGCTACACGCACAAGAAGCAGTCTGGTGGTTCTGGACAGTTCGGTAAGATCGACTACATCATCGAGCCAAACGAGCCAGGCGAAGGTTTCGCATTCGAGTCTAAGGTTACCGGTGGTAACGTTCCTCGCGAATTCTGGCCTGCTGTTGAGAAAGGTTTCAAAACAAGCATGGTTAAAGGTGTGCTTGCTGGATTCCCATGCTTAGACGTTAAAGTAACGCTAATCGATGGTGCTTTCCACGCGGTTGACTCCTCTGCACTAGCGTTTGAAATTGCTGCTAAAGGCGCATACCGTCAATCGATCCCTAAGGCTGGTCCTCAGTTGATCGAGCCAATCATGGCAGTTGACGTGTTTACTCCTGAAGATCACGTTGGTGATGTTATCGGTGACCTTAACCGTCGTCGCGGCATGATCAAGTCTCAGGAATCTGGCCCAACGGGTGTTCGTATTAAAGCGGAAGTCCCATTGAGCGAAATGTTTGGTTACATCGGTGACTTGCGTACTATGACTTCTGGTCGTGGTCAGTTCTCTATGGAGTTCGCGCACTACTCACCATGTCCTAAGAACGTTTCTGAAGCAGTAATCAAAGAGACTAAAGAGCGCGAAGCAGCTAAGTAA
- the ung gene encoding uracil-DNA glycosylase gives MNTTVDLHPSWLAVIKSEFDQPYMQQLKTFLAQEKAAHKTILPHSSLWFNALNSTPFDQVKVVILGQDPYPTPGHAHGLCFSAMPEVKPLPKSLQNINKELIDDLGINNTHAAYLQPWAEQGVFLLNAVLTVEAGNANSHQGKGWEGFTDAIIRAINEQAESVVFILWGSYAQKKAAFIDADKHCVIKSAHPSPLAAYRGFWGSKPFSKTNDYLQQHGKTPINWQL, from the coding sequence ATGAATACAACAGTAGACCTGCATCCGAGCTGGTTAGCGGTGATTAAATCCGAATTTGATCAGCCATACATGCAACAACTCAAAACTTTTTTGGCGCAAGAAAAAGCCGCCCACAAGACAATTCTGCCGCACAGTTCATTATGGTTTAATGCGCTGAACAGCACGCCGTTTGATCAGGTCAAAGTCGTGATCTTAGGGCAAGACCCATACCCAACCCCCGGCCATGCTCATGGCTTATGTTTTTCGGCAATGCCGGAAGTCAAACCCTTACCTAAGTCGCTGCAAAATATTAATAAAGAACTAATTGACGATTTAGGTATCAATAATACACACGCCGCGTATCTGCAGCCGTGGGCTGAGCAGGGCGTGTTTTTATTAAATGCTGTTCTGACTGTTGAAGCAGGCAATGCCAATTCGCACCAAGGGAAGGGCTGGGAAGGCTTTACGGATGCGATCATTCGTGCAATAAATGAACAAGCCGAATCAGTGGTATTTATCCTCTGGGGTAGCTACGCACAAAAGAAAGCCGCCTTTATTGATGCCGATAAGCATTGTGTCATTAAAAGCGCTCACCCCTCGCCATTAGCGGCTTATCGCGGATTTTGGGGCAGCAAACCGTTTTCAAAGACGAATGACTACCTGCAACAGCATGGTAAAACACCCATAAACTGGCAGCTGTAA
- a CDS encoding prolyl oligopeptidase family serine peptidase: protein MTTITTPDTTPNLESHLYLEEVLGDKALSKVREWNDVSTERLESDHRFNTLQAQALEILNSKEKIPFAAYRHGRMHNFWQDETHVRGIWRATTLQSYLSDTPEWETILDFDALAEAEGKNWVYAGNNTLSTDDSKCLVSLSDGGKDAKQIREFDVANKCFVKDGFVTQESKGSATWLDADHLLIGVDFGEGSLTDSGYPMIVKLWQRGTPLEDATELMRGEQSDVAVQAYSLELSDERHEIMVQRAVTFYTSEAYWLPRDTLKPVRLPIPDKSSTHELFKGQLLLSINEDWRGFKNGDLLSFSFDAFMKTGEIDTLNLVYSPNERSSLGSIGASKSKLLISIFENVAGKAYAFDWDGSQWRSEVLDFPDTGSVYIGATNDKEDEAFIITEGFLSPSTLWLYNTATQAQREAKSLPSWFDASSMVVEQFEAASSDGTQVPYFVVRDKHCKLDGTNPTLLYGYGGFEISLTPSYSAVRGRLWLEQGGVYVIANIRGGGEFGPKWHQAGLKTKRQLVFDDFIAVAEDLIAKKITSPKHLGIEGGSNGGLLVGVMFTQRPDLFNAVICAVPLLDMLRFHTLLAGASWMGEYGNPEDETEGQFLRSISPYHNVNADTDYPEILFVTSTKDDRVHPGHARKMAARLEDMGYDFLYYENIDGGHSAAANLKERARQQALQHVYLLQKLSDPA, encoded by the coding sequence ATGACAACAATAACGACGCCGGACACCACTCCTAATCTGGAATCCCACCTATATCTCGAAGAAGTACTGGGCGATAAGGCACTCAGCAAAGTGCGTGAGTGGAATGATGTATCGACCGAGCGGCTGGAATCCGACCATCGCTTCAATACCCTGCAAGCCCAGGCGCTGGAGATTCTAAACTCCAAAGAGAAGATCCCGTTTGCGGCCTATCGCCATGGCAGAATGCATAACTTCTGGCAAGATGAAACCCATGTGCGAGGCATCTGGCGAGCGACTACACTGCAAAGCTATTTAAGCGATACGCCAGAGTGGGAAACCATTCTCGACTTCGATGCACTGGCGGAAGCCGAAGGTAAAAACTGGGTTTACGCCGGTAACAACACGCTCAGCACGGACGATTCTAAATGCTTAGTGAGCCTGTCAGATGGCGGTAAAGATGCCAAGCAGATCCGCGAATTTGATGTCGCCAACAAGTGCTTTGTGAAGGATGGCTTTGTTACCCAAGAGTCCAAAGGCTCAGCCACTTGGCTAGACGCTGACCACTTACTCATTGGTGTGGATTTCGGCGAAGGCAGCTTGACCGATTCTGGCTATCCCATGATTGTAAAGCTCTGGCAGCGCGGCACGCCGCTGGAAGATGCCACTGAGCTCATGCGCGGTGAGCAGAGCGATGTGGCAGTACAAGCTTACAGCCTTGAGCTAAGCGATGAGCGCCACGAGATCATGGTGCAGCGTGCGGTGACATTCTACACCTCAGAAGCCTACTGGCTACCACGCGACACCTTAAAGCCCGTCCGCTTACCGATTCCCGATAAATCATCTACCCACGAACTATTCAAAGGCCAGCTGTTACTGAGCATCAATGAAGACTGGCGCGGCTTTAAAAATGGCGACTTGCTGTCATTCTCCTTTGATGCGTTTATGAAAACCGGCGAGATCGACACGTTGAATCTGGTCTACTCGCCAAATGAGCGCTCCTCGCTGGGCAGCATTGGCGCAAGTAAATCAAAACTCCTGATCAGCATCTTTGAAAATGTGGCGGGCAAAGCCTATGCCTTTGATTGGGATGGCAGCCAGTGGCGCTCCGAGGTATTAGACTTTCCGGATACCGGCTCAGTCTATATCGGCGCGACCAATGACAAAGAAGACGAAGCATTCATTATCACCGAAGGCTTTTTATCGCCCAGCACGCTCTGGCTCTACAACACCGCCACGCAAGCACAGCGCGAAGCCAAGTCATTGCCCAGCTGGTTTGATGCCTCCAGCATGGTCGTGGAGCAGTTTGAAGCCGCCTCCAGCGATGGTACGCAAGTCCCGTACTTTGTGGTGCGCGATAAACACTGCAAGCTCGACGGAACCAATCCCACGCTCTTGTATGGCTATGGCGGATTCGAAATTTCATTAACGCCAAGCTACTCCGCCGTACGCGGCAGATTGTGGCTAGAGCAGGGCGGCGTGTATGTGATTGCCAATATTCGCGGCGGCGGCGAGTTCGGTCCAAAATGGCATCAGGCCGGACTAAAAACCAAGCGCCAATTAGTCTTTGATGACTTTATTGCCGTGGCTGAAGACCTGATCGCTAAAAAGATCACCTCACCAAAGCATCTGGGTATTGAAGGCGGCTCTAACGGCGGTCTATTGGTTGGTGTGATGTTTACCCAGCGTCCGGATTTGTTTAATGCCGTGATTTGCGCCGTGCCATTATTGGATATGTTGCGCTTCCATACGCTGCTGGCCGGTGCCTCCTGGATGGGTGAATATGGCAATCCTGAGGATGAAACCGAAGGCCAATTCCTGCGCTCAATCTCGCCTTATCACAATGTCAACGCTGATACCGATTACCCTGAAATTCTATTCGTCACCTCCACCAAAGATGACCGCGTACACCCTGGTCACGCTCGTAAAATGGCGGCGCGTTTAGAAGATATGGGCTATGACTTTTTGTACTATGAAAATATCGATGGTGGGCACAGTGCCGCAGCGAATCTCAAAGAACGCGCCCGGCAACAAGCCTTACAACACGTGTATTTACTACAGAAATTAAGCGACCCCGCTTAA
- a CDS encoding helix-turn-helix transcriptional regulator, with protein MLSDISQTIRTARKARGLSQQQLADIVHLDRTTIGALERDDYSDIGIRKVERVLTALGKTLHAKNVGMPTLEELVAHNERG; from the coding sequence ATGCTATCCGATATTAGCCAAACCATACGCACTGCCCGCAAAGCACGGGGCTTAAGCCAGCAGCAACTGGCGGATATCGTGCACCTTGATCGCACCACCATCGGCGCACTGGAGCGTGATGATTACTCAGATATTGGCATTCGTAAAGTTGAGCGAGTGCTAACCGCATTGGGTAAAACATTGCACGCTAAAAATGTCGGCATGCCAACGCTTGAAGAGCTGGTTGCACACAATGAACGAGGTTGA
- a CDS encoding SGNH hydrolase domain-containing protein, which translates to MIKNKKLTSASVLALAAAGVLFATLSLNTAQAASQDLLKAADPDVNKAYVRARFGTIQNKAFNPGDGRKKVLIIGDSQAQDFLNSAMEHGHLNGYQVRTRHIPAQCQLYYGDASGSGVESKDEALCAKSESLAKSKRQIENADVIIFASLWRSWAVAKLPQTIQNLELRDNQKLVVVGRKSFGRISLRHYLRMSDAQRKNVRNPINQQFLNDNRSLSQRLPAAMFVDQYALICGAGQNTCPVFTPDAELISFDGGHLTKAGAQFVGDRIFNSQALSGL; encoded by the coding sequence ATGATAAAAAATAAAAAACTCACTTCAGCTTCTGTACTAGCACTTGCGGCAGCCGGTGTTTTGTTTGCCACGCTCAGTTTGAATACGGCGCAAGCGGCCAGCCAAGACCTACTCAAAGCGGCAGATCCTGATGTAAACAAGGCTTATGTTCGGGCGCGCTTTGGAACGATTCAAAACAAAGCGTTTAACCCTGGCGATGGGCGTAAAAAAGTACTGATTATTGGCGATAGCCAAGCGCAAGACTTTTTAAACTCCGCGATGGAGCACGGTCACCTGAATGGCTATCAGGTGCGAACTCGCCACATTCCTGCGCAATGCCAGCTATATTATGGGGATGCGTCCGGCTCTGGCGTTGAAAGTAAAGACGAAGCCTTATGCGCCAAATCCGAAAGTCTGGCCAAATCCAAGCGGCAAATTGAAAATGCCGATGTGATTATCTTCGCCTCGCTATGGCGCAGTTGGGCCGTGGCAAAACTGCCGCAAACCATTCAAAACCTTGAACTGCGTGATAACCAGAAACTGGTGGTAGTTGGCCGCAAAAGCTTTGGCCGTATTTCGTTGCGCCATTATCTACGCATGTCGGATGCCCAACGTAAAAACGTGCGCAACCCGATTAACCAGCAGTTTTTAAATGACAATCGAAGTCTGAGCCAGCGTTTACCTGCGGCCATGTTTGTCGATCAATACGCGTTGATTTGTGGCGCAGGGCAAAACACTTGCCCGGTGTTTACGCCCGATGCAGAATTGATTTCTTTTGATGGCGGCCACCTGACCAAAGCCGGTGCGCAGTTTGTAGGCGATCGGATTTTTAATAGCCAGGCACTCTCAGGCTTATAA
- a CDS encoding type II toxin-antitoxin system HipA family toxin, producing MNEVDVYTVGESTQLSGWLSARNGNYSFSYHDKATEALSLTMPTRRESYPQAHLHPIFQMNLPEGALREAIERMTAKQYGSDDLTLLTILGRNQIGRAAYAPPGQALAPSGDHELSLQQILGNQDAQLFGSLLQRYAKSSGVAGVQPKVLIEVKGHLTLPVEHYIIKSWGDDYPHLACNEFVCMSIARDAGLEVPLFYLSDNAKLLLSRRFDISEQHKPLGFEDFCVLQAKGTRQKYDSTLEACTHTIRQYVSPSLVTTALYDFYKLTLLNIRLRNGDAHLKNSGVTYKNLQGLALGEVPAMERRLAPIFDVVSTVPYLPNDTMALSLTGTKRWPKAKVLHRFGLNHCQLSKQQLEQVAEEVDLAINQNLPLLESLSQQHADFAAIAERMHALFIQKPA from the coding sequence ATGAACGAGGTTGATGTTTACACGGTAGGCGAGTCAACGCAGCTAAGTGGCTGGCTAAGCGCTCGAAATGGCAATTACTCATTTAGCTATCACGACAAGGCGACAGAAGCACTTTCTCTCACAATGCCGACCCGACGCGAAAGCTATCCGCAGGCTCATTTGCATCCTATTTTTCAAATGAATTTGCCCGAAGGTGCCTTGCGCGAAGCCATTGAGCGAATGACTGCAAAGCAATACGGCAGTGACGACCTCACGCTACTAACCATACTCGGGCGAAATCAGATCGGTCGGGCAGCTTATGCGCCTCCCGGACAAGCACTGGCTCCAAGCGGCGATCATGAGCTTAGTTTGCAGCAAATACTGGGCAATCAAGATGCTCAGTTGTTTGGTAGTTTATTGCAGCGCTATGCTAAATCGTCAGGTGTTGCGGGCGTTCAGCCTAAAGTGCTAATTGAAGTCAAAGGCCATCTCACACTGCCAGTTGAACATTACATTATTAAAAGTTGGGGCGATGATTATCCTCACTTAGCCTGTAACGAATTTGTGTGTATGAGCATCGCTCGGGATGCTGGTTTAGAAGTGCCCCTGTTTTACCTCAGCGATAATGCAAAATTGCTGCTGAGTCGTCGCTTCGATATTAGCGAACAGCATAAGCCTCTTGGCTTTGAAGACTTTTGCGTACTGCAAGCCAAAGGCACCCGCCAAAAATACGACAGTACGCTGGAAGCCTGTACCCACACGATCAGGCAATATGTATCCCCATCGCTGGTGACAACCGCGCTTTATGATTTTTACAAACTAACGCTGTTAAATATCCGTTTGCGTAATGGCGATGCACACTTGAAAAACTCCGGTGTTACCTACAAAAATCTACAAGGACTGGCTCTGGGAGAAGTCCCCGCCATGGAGCGCCGTCTGGCACCCATTTTCGATGTCGTCAGTACCGTGCCGTATCTGCCAAATGACACCATGGCATTGAGCTTAACTGGTACAAAGCGCTGGCCAAAAGCCAAGGTATTACACCGTTTCGGGCTTAATCACTGCCAGCTGAGTAAGCAACAACTCGAACAAGTGGCTGAAGAGGTCGACCTCGCAATTAACCAAAACCTACCACTGCTCGAATCCCTCAGCCAACAACATGCAGACTTCGCAGCAATCGCCGAGCGCATGCACGCACTATTCATTCAAAAACCCGCTTGA
- a CDS encoding heavy metal translocating P-type ATPase produces the protein MNAPVSNSSNSHLSLSVTGMSCASCANSVETLLNKVSGVEQATVNLALEKADISFDANATNAARLSEAIKAGGYGVREQQYLVHITGMTCSGCSSGVEKKLRALPGVIRADVNLALEQATISVIPEQCDLETIIKTITAAGYGAVADADIKKVDLDEEARVMARRDLTELAIASVLTLPLLLQMIAMWIWPGVHMSVWLELALVTPVQFWIGRRFYKGAWRAIKARSGNMDILVALGTSAAYFFSLWQVITRGSGAAGHVYFEAAAVVITLILAGKVLESRAKRSASSALRSLMDLRPETARVIRNAEEVEVAISEVAIGDMVAVRPGERVPVDGEIMRGESELDESLLTGEPMPVLRSKGDVVVAGAMNGVGALRIRTDRIGNDTTLARIGNLVEQAQAGKAPIQRLVDRISGIFVPVVLVLALLTLIGWLLSGAGFEQALTTAVSVLVIACPCALGLATPTALVAGTGTAAKSGILIKDIDTLERASHIDTVVFDKTGTLTLGKPEVTAVTALSGTQDEVLTLAASVQQDSEHPLGRAIVNAARAQSLDLKNVDQFKAVIGQGVSATLDGRVIRIGKLEFAASEADALVASTLADLSAGGQTVVCVSVDNQAIGLIALADEPRPDAKAAIEALHERGIHTALLTGDNVASATRIAEILGIETVKANLKPEDKATEIQALTAQDRHVAMIGDGINDAPALAAAALGIAMGSGADVAMESAGVTLMRSKPILVADALDIAKATASKIRQNLCWAFGYNAVCIPIAMMGFLSPALAGAAMAFSSVSVVTNSLMLKRWKATERRESK, from the coding sequence ATGAACGCACCCGTTTCCAATTCGTCCAATAGTCACTTGTCGCTCTCCGTAACCGGCATGAGCTGTGCCTCTTGCGCTAACTCCGTTGAAACCTTGCTCAATAAAGTCAGCGGCGTGGAGCAGGCCACGGTGAATCTCGCACTTGAAAAAGCTGACATCAGTTTCGATGCCAACGCCACCAATGCCGCCCGCTTAAGCGAGGCCATTAAAGCCGGTGGCTATGGCGTGCGCGAGCAGCAATATCTGGTGCATATCACTGGCATGACGTGCAGCGGTTGCAGTAGCGGTGTTGAGAAAAAGCTCCGCGCCTTGCCGGGCGTGATTCGTGCTGATGTGAATCTGGCATTGGAGCAAGCCACCATTAGCGTGATTCCCGAGCAGTGCGATCTTGAAACCATCATCAAAACCATTACCGCTGCGGGCTATGGCGCAGTGGCCGATGCCGACATTAAAAAAGTCGATCTCGATGAGGAAGCACGCGTGATGGCCCGTCGCGATTTAACTGAGCTGGCGATTGCCTCCGTGCTCACGCTGCCGCTGTTACTACAAATGATTGCGATGTGGATTTGGCCTGGCGTACACATGTCGGTCTGGCTGGAGCTGGCGCTGGTGACCCCAGTGCAGTTTTGGATAGGCCGCCGCTTCTACAAAGGCGCATGGCGAGCGATTAAAGCACGCAGCGGCAATATGGATATTTTGGTGGCGCTGGGTACTTCTGCCGCCTACTTCTTTAGTTTATGGCAAGTCATCACACGTGGAAGCGGGGCGGCTGGCCATGTTTACTTTGAAGCCGCTGCCGTGGTGATCACTCTGATATTAGCCGGTAAAGTGCTGGAGTCGCGCGCTAAGCGTTCGGCCTCTTCAGCGCTGCGCAGCTTAATGGATTTGCGCCCTGAAACCGCACGAGTGATTCGCAATGCTGAAGAAGTTGAAGTCGCCATTAGTGAAGTCGCTATTGGCGATATGGTCGCCGTGCGCCCCGGTGAGCGTGTGCCGGTCGATGGCGAGATTATGCGCGGTGAAAGTGAGCTGGATGAAAGCCTGCTAACCGGCGAGCCGATGCCCGTATTGCGTAGCAAAGGGGATGTTGTCGTTGCCGGAGCCATGAACGGCGTAGGGGCCTTACGCATCCGCACCGACCGCATTGGCAATGACACCACGCTGGCGCGCATCGGGAATCTAGTCGAGCAAGCGCAAGCAGGCAAAGCGCCGATTCAGCGCTTAGTCGATCGCATAAGCGGCATCTTCGTGCCCGTGGTATTGGTGCTAGCCTTGCTGACCTTAATCGGCTGGCTACTGAGCGGTGCAGGCTTTGAACAAGCACTAACCACCGCCGTGAGCGTATTAGTCATCGCTTGCCCTTGCGCCTTAGGCTTGGCAACGCCGACTGCATTAGTCGCCGGAACCGGAACGGCTGCTAAGTCGGGCATTTTGATTAAAGATATCGACACGCTGGAACGCGCCAGCCACATCGACACAGTGGTCTTTGATAAAACCGGTACATTGACCCTCGGCAAGCCAGAAGTTACTGCTGTGACTGCTTTGAGCGGCACACAAGATGAAGTGCTCACGCTAGCCGCTTCGGTACAGCAAGACTCCGAGCATCCGCTAGGGCGCGCGATCGTGAATGCGGCCCGCGCTCAATCGCTGGATCTTAAAAATGTGGATCAATTTAAAGCCGTGATCGGGCAGGGCGTGTCCGCCACATTAGATGGTCGCGTGATTCGCATTGGTAAACTGGAATTTGCTGCAAGCGAAGCCGATGCCTTGGTTGCCTCAACATTGGCAGACTTAAGTGCTGGTGGGCAAACCGTGGTGTGTGTGTCAGTCGATAATCAGGCCATTGGTTTAATTGCACTGGCCGATGAGCCACGCCCCGATGCCAAAGCGGCAATTGAAGCGCTCCATGAGCGTGGTATTCACACCGCTTTATTGACCGGTGATAACGTCGCCTCAGCCACTCGCATCGCTGAAATACTGGGCATTGAAACCGTCAAAGCGAATCTCAAGCCCGAAGATAAAGCCACTGAAATTCAGGCGCTAACGGCTCAAGATAGACACGTGGCGATGATCGGCGATGGCATTAACGATGCGCCTGCACTAGCGGCGGCAGCGTTGGGTATTGCCATGGGCAGCGGTGCCGATGTGGCAATGGAAAGTGCCGGCGTGACCTTGATGCGCTCCAAGCCAATCCTAGTCGCCGATGCGCTGGATATTGCCAAAGCCACTGCCAGCAAAATCCGTCAAAATCTGTGTTGGGCCTTTGGCTACAATGCGGTGTGCATTCCGATTGCGATGATGGGATTTTTAAGCCCCGCACTGGCCGGTGCAGCGATGGCATTTTCATCGGTGAGTGTGGTGACCAACTCGCTCATGTTGAAGCGTTGGAAAGCCACTGAGCGACGTGAGAGCAAGTAA
- a CDS encoding acyltransferase family protein has protein sequence MQYRAEIDGLRAVAVIPVVLFHAGIAGFGGGFVGVDIFFVISGYLITSIILNEQAKDSFTLAGFYERRVRRILPALMLVMLLSIIGAWQLLLPEELVDYGQSLAAVGLFASNFLFWMQSDYFAQTSEYLPLLHTWSLAVEEQFYLVFPLFMIWSIAWFKAKRLAVLVIVGIASLLFSEWAWRNAPEANFFLIPSRAWELMAGVFCAFYLQHSQLNNTTLKQVGSGAGLLMLLYSITIFDKTIPFPSLYALVPVLGTALIILCADKHTLVGKLLSFPLLVGIGLISYSAYLWHQPLFVYARLNDMQELPVTTLLGLSVLSFVLAYLSWRWVEKPFRNRNFLSRAQVLWIAFGCSVLLIAIGGVLIVGEGFSARFA, from the coding sequence ATGCAATATCGGGCAGAAATTGACGGACTCAGGGCAGTAGCGGTGATTCCCGTTGTGCTGTTTCATGCGGGCATTGCCGGTTTTGGTGGTGGCTTTGTGGGAGTCGATATTTTCTTTGTAATCAGTGGCTATCTGATTACCTCCATTATTTTAAACGAGCAAGCCAAGGACAGTTTTACGCTGGCAGGCTTTTACGAGCGACGAGTGCGGCGTATTCTTCCTGCACTCATGCTAGTGATGCTACTCAGTATTATTGGCGCATGGCAGCTACTACTGCCGGAAGAGCTGGTCGATTACGGGCAAAGCCTCGCCGCCGTGGGACTGTTCGCCTCCAACTTTCTATTTTGGATGCAGAGTGATTACTTCGCTCAAACCTCTGAATACCTTCCTCTGCTACATACTTGGAGCTTGGCGGTTGAGGAACAGTTCTACTTAGTCTTCCCGCTGTTTATGATCTGGAGTATTGCCTGGTTTAAAGCCAAGCGCTTAGCCGTATTAGTGATAGTGGGTATCGCCAGTTTGCTATTTAGTGAATGGGCATGGCGTAATGCGCCGGAAGCCAATTTCTTCTTAATTCCATCGCGCGCTTGGGAGTTAATGGCGGGTGTGTTCTGCGCTTTTTACTTGCAGCATAGCCAGTTAAACAACACCACACTCAAGCAAGTGGGCAGCGGCGCGGGTTTATTAATGCTGCTGTACTCGATCACCATTTTCGATAAAACCATTCCATTTCCAAGCCTGTATGCCTTAGTCCCGGTGCTGGGTACGGCATTGATTATTCTGTGTGCGGATAAGCACACGTTGGTGGGCAAGCTGCTGTCATTCCCGCTGCTGGTTGGTATCGGGCTGATCTCTTACAGTGCGTACCTTTGGCATCAGCCACTGTTTGTGTATGCGCGCCTGAACGATATGCAAGAGTTGCCAGTGACTACGTTACTCGGGCTGAGCGTGTTGTCTTTTGTACTGGCCTACCTCAGCTGGCGATGGGTAGAAAAGCCATTCCGTAATCGCAACTTCCTAAGCCGTGCACAAGTGCTGTGGATTGCTTTTGGCTGTAGCGTGCTGCTCATTGCGATTGGTGGTGTGCTGATTGTGGGTGAGGGCTTTAGCGCTCGCTTTGCTTAA